A genomic stretch from Oryzias latipes chromosome 24, ASM223467v1 includes:
- the LOC110017766 gene encoding uncharacterized protein LOC110017766: MESVSRGTAALLFCALLCWQQEGTASLRARCVQGHCYFQTLENFEDAKKECENQMGELLVPNCKQAAVMTNLLNGLNGRFWVRNIDGEEPSRRCSAVSARKGQNATCVSEPCQDRLDGFLCQFEPGDTCGVLQTDAQVIYNTSRGFTVEDSVSFPHGTIATVKRLGAEFPDSKHLCISNQWIPAPWNCEVFGGGCELGCSSATNTCTCPANHTIHSNRISCTPHPCAACTQECERQGDKYACSCKKGFRLGMDQKTCVDINECQEVSDLCANEGEECQNTLGSFHCSCMPDFVEEEGVCVNMSICLHCEHMNCEKVNGVYQCVCEDGFRVSPEDPTRCEEHCNSRDCKAECLPNTELEAKDMQQCYCPKGYITDNRNGTVICTDINECEQQKVCDHHCENLYGSYRCSCDDGFYLQDHGSCVPLDLEVGSGSDFPHLAPSNTPASLQPASVPSYIKAGSILGISVFMVLCVVLLGCLVRNMMRQCRTFTISSFKHPDIDLFYLQQVTAETYKRLSLDKQPRNDSQRLETTNPPILRWEVIKRNLSLRRMILDCCIPRPKRTAEAWKMSSIKSLFVLVFLVGSAGGMTLCDEDDSSCLILFKGSLNFKDAQNRCVQEGGHLMTMRSNRLSPQMASLLLLTNSNGEFWIGLHRLGDCPDPEKKLRGFQWVTNDEETNYTNWSPSFDSSCSSPSCVHVSTRNSLQWVQAPCDGKATGFVCARGNSCPELEAEQAKGETIRYSQPNGSKYSVDRDKHISLQLPPGFTATLETSRIKYLCVSKQWVQAPWNCEIQEGGCEYKCMMNPEKSPICYCPPGQTVNPVNKRSCEAQPTGDPCQAMGCQHICYKKGDSYACACPQGFQIAIDGVSCLDIDECVDPRQCPVEGTMCINTLGGFKCVCKPGFKKTGDACMDVDECALGPCEHICVNVVGSYVCLCSDGHRVSPKSPDKCDIYCNKEECPAKCDPNNMFQCFCPDGFLLEERGTSMICVDIDECQSFSCDQDCKNTYGSYECSCYPGFTLTKRGGCKEDNEENGTEGSGLITPISDATSPFVPFPDPTRSPSGVTPGGLGGIIVVTTLLILLVLVGSHMLLSRKKKMESSGALKAAEGDAHGLERVTSDMDKCQTSC, encoded by the exons ATGGAGAGTGTGAGTCGTGGAACAGCAGCGCTGCTTTTTTGTGCGCTTTTGTGTTGGCAGCAGGAAGGGACAGCCTCTCTGCGCGCGCGGTGCGTCCAGGGTCACTGCTACTTCCAAACCCTGGAAAACTTTGAGGACGCAAAGAAGGAGTGCGAAAATCAAATGGGGGAGCTGTTGGTGCCCAATTGCAAGCAAGCTGCGGTGATGACGAACCTGCTAAACGGGCTGAACGGGAGATTCTGGGTGAGAAACATCGACGGGGAAGAACCCTCTCGTCGATGCTCCGCGGTGTCTGCGAGGAAGGGGCAGAACGCGACGTGCGTGTCGGAGCCGTGCCAGGACAGACTGGACGGGTTTCTGTGCCAGTTTGAGCCCGGTGACACCTGTGGTGTTTTGCAGACAGACGCGCAGGTGATTTACAACACATCCCGTGGGTTTACCGTGGAGGACTCGGTCTCGTTTCCACATGGAACCATCGCCACAGTTAAAAGGCTTGGCGCAGAGTTCCCAGATTCCAAACATCTGTGTATCTCAAACCAATGGATTCCAGCTCCTTGGAACTGTGAGGTATTTGGTGGAGGCTGCGAGCTTGGCTGCAGCTCAGCCACAAATACCTGCACCTGTCCCGCAAATCACACCATCCACTCCAACCGCATCTCCTGCACCCCGCACCCTTGTGCAGCCTGCACGCAGGAGTGTGAGCGCCAGGGGGACAAATATGCATGTAGCTGTAAGAAAGGCTTCAGGCTGGGGATGGACCAGAAGACCTGTGTGGACATAAACGAGTGCCAGGAAGTGTCGGATCTGTGTGCAAACGAGGGAGAAGAATGTCAGAACACACTGGGGTCATTCCATTGCAGCTGCATGCCTGATTTTGTGGAGGAGGAAGGAGTGTGCGTGAACATGTCTATATGTTTACATTGTGAGCACATGAACTGTGAAAAGGTGAATGGGGTGTATCAGTGTGTATGCGAGGACGGCTTCAGGGTGTCACCTGAAGACCCCACCAGGTGTGAGGAGCACTGCAATTCAAGAGACTGTAAAGCAGAATGCCTCCCCAACACTGAGCTGGAGGCCAAAGACATGCAGCAGTGCTACTGCCCTAAAGGCTACATCACAGACAACAGGAACGGCACGGTCATCTGCACTGACATAAACGAATGTGAGCAACAGAAGGTGTGTGATCACCACTGTGAAAACCTGTACGGCAGCTACAGGTGTTCCTGCGATGACGGTTTTTACCTGCAAGACCACGGGAGCTGTGTGCCTCTGGACCTGGAGGTTGGATCAGGTTCGGATTTTCCACATCTGGCTCCATCCAACACACCCGCCAGCCTCCAACCAGCCTCGGTGCCCTCCTACATCAAGGCCGGCAGCATCTTGGGCATCAGTGTGTTCATGGTGTTGTGTGTGGTTCTGCTGGGGTGCCTAGTCAGAAACATGATGAGACAATGCAGGACATTCACCATTTCTTCCTTTAAACATCCAGATATTGATCTTTTTTACCTGCAGCAGGTGACAGCAGAGACATACAAGAGGCTGTCATTGGACAAACAGCCCAGAAACGACTCGCAAAGACTCGAAACAACCAAC CCACCAATATTGAGATGGGAAGTTATAAAAAGGAATTTAAGTCTTCGAAGAATGATATTAGACTGCTGCATCCCGCGACCTAAACGGACAGCAGAGGCTTGGAAAATGAGTTCCATTAAAAGCTTGTTTGTGTTGGTTTTCCTGGTTGGAAGCGCCGGCGGGATGACTCTCTGCGATGAGGATGATTCTTCTTGCCTTATCTTATTTAAGGGTTCGCTCAATTTTAAAGATGCACAAAATCGGTGCGTACAAGAAGGGGGGCATCTAATGACAATGCGCTCCAACAGATTAAGTCCccaaatggcttcattgttacTGTTAACGAACTCGAACGGGGAGTTTTGGATCGGTTTACACCGCCTCGGGGATTGCCCAGATCCAGAGAAGAAGCTGAGAGGTTTCCAGTGGGTGACCAACGACGAAGAAACTAACTACACCAACTGGTCGCCCAGTTTTGacagcagctgctcctctcccAGCTGCGTCCACGTTTCCACAAGGAACTCTTTACAGTGGGTCCAGGCGCCGTGTGATGGGAAGGCAACGGGTTTTGTCTGCGCGCGTGGCAATTCGTGCCCAGAACTAGAAGCAGAACAGGCTAAGGGTGAGACTATCCGCTACTCACAACCTAACGGTTCCAAATACAGTGTAGACAGAGACAAACACATATCATTGCAGTTGCCCCCTGGATTCACCGCCACCCTGGAAACGTCTAGGATCAAATACTTGTGCGTTTCCAAGCAGTGGGTCCAAGCGCCCTGGAACTGTGAAATACAAGAAGGCGGGTGTGAGTACAAATGCATGATGAACCCCGAGAAGTCTCCCATCTGTTACTGTCCACCTGGACAGACTGTCAACCCAGTTAATAAAAGATCTTGTGAAGCGCAGCCCACGGGTGACCCGTGCCAGGCAATGGGCTGCCAGCATATCTGTTATAAGAAGGGGGACTCTTATGCTTGCGCGTGCCCCCAAGGCTTTCAGATTGCCATTGACGGTGTTTCGTGCTTGGACATCGATGAGTGCGTGGACCCACGACAGTGCCCCGTGGAAGGCACCATGTGCATAAATACTCTCGGCGGGTTTAAGTGCGTCTGCAAACCCGGGTTTAAGAAGACTGGTGACGCATGCATGGACGTTGACGAGTGCGCCCTAGGTCCATGTGAGCATATTTGTGTGAACGTTGTTGGAAGCTACGTGTGCTTGTGCAGTGATGGGCACAGAGTCAGTCCAAAGTCACCTGATAAATGTGACATTTACTGCAACAAAGAGGAGTGTCCCGCGAAGTGCGACCCGAACAACATGTTCCAGTGTTTCTGTCCGGATGGTTTTTTGTTGGAGGAGAGGGGCACGAGCATGATCTGCGTGGATATTGACGAGTGTCAAAGTTTTTCCTGCGACCAGGACTGCAAAAACACATATGGCAGTTATGAGTGCTCTTGCTACCCCGGATTTACTCTTACCAAACGGGGGGGTTGCAAAGAGGACAATGAGGAAAATGGAACTGAAGGCTCCGGATTAATAACCCCGATTTCTGACGCAACATCACCATTTGTCCCATTTCCTGATCCAACAAGAAGCCCCTCGGGAGTGACACCGGGGGGTCTTGGGGGGATTATTGTGGTTACTACGCTTTTGATCTTGCTGGTGCTTGTTGGCTCACACATGCTGCTTAGTcgtaagaaaaaaatggagagcaGCGGCGCGCTCAAAGCTGCAGAGGGTGATGCGCACGGCCTGGAGCGGGTCACCAGTGACATGGACAAGTGTCAAACCTCTTGTTGA
- the LOC101166842 gene encoding toll-like receptor 5, protein MWTLFIQLFCSSCLQVAAGYQPCSLMELQAYCDSREYQWVPSLPSNITHLHLQLNKISEINSSSFRDYKELQFLDLGNQVVALTIREKSFLHQKSLVKLILGSNRNLQLESKSFQGLSNLQQLFLDYCDLTDSILSENFLEPLLSLKALVLYGNKIVKLQPGLFFSNLTYFTYLDLKLNWIEKICEDDLVGFRGKYFIYLTLHSNRLGQNSVDWKTCGNPFKGISFETLDLSRTGFDSESTAQFFQTISGTQIYQLIYSGTLGKGFSYSNLPDPTNSTFLGLQNSSLKIFEIPGQWIFNLQPYVFGALEDVQLIDISRNKINQISVNAFKGLDKHLKKLNLSLNLLGEIYSHTFSGLAELTVLDLSYNHIGVLGHKAFSYLPKLQDLYLTGNSLRNLGFPANLPNLNFLFLGDNRLTTLSSILNLGNTAFYIDVTYNRLTNIEDVYLILTNFSRLHQFYFGGNNIKWCTLNQGTAMPHENKLQILDLYGSYLQIIWEGGKCLDLFDHLSNMLKLILSNNFLKVLPPGIFRGLTSVVDIDLSFNSLTYLEADVFPASLEVLRLSHNFLATPDPKIFESLTYLSLSGNQFSCDCSLEGFLEWLNVTNVTFFSPVEEYRCGFPAAVYNIPLLEYYTIIEPCEEDDEKIVAALKFTLFVLSATIVLSITLSGLIYARLRGQIFIIYKNMINMVYAGPKPTPAENDSEFDAFLCFSNSDYKWVEEALLKKLDNQFSEKNVFRCCFEARDFLPGEDHLSNIRDAIWGSKKTVCIVSKKFLEDGWCLEAFSLAQGRMLEELTNILIMLVVEKMAHYQLMKCNAVRAFVRTREYLTWPEDPQDLDWFYEKLSLQILKDTKVKKFALDEHEAGKLARAEPIPDGLEDIGMDDIRVAGV, encoded by the exons ATGTGGACGTTGTTCATTCAACTGTTCTGCTCCAGCTGCCTGCAG GTGGCAGCAGGTTACCAACCGTGCAGCTTAATGGAATTACAGGCGTACTGTGACTCTCGAGAGTACCAGTGGGTTCCATCCTTGCCGTCCAACATCacccacctccacctgcagctaAACAAAATCAGTGAGATCAACAGCTCATCATTTAGAGACTACAAAGAGCTGCAGTTTTTGGACCTTGGAAACCAGGTGGTAGCTCTAACTATCAGAGAAAAGTCTTTTCTTCACCAAAAGAGTCTGGTAAAATTGATTCTTGGTTCTAATCGTAACCTTCAGCTGGAATCAAAGTCCTTTCAAGGTCTGTCCAATTTACAGCAGCTGTTTCTGGATTATTGCGATTTGACAGACTCGATTTTGTCAGAAAACTTTCTGGAACCTCTCCTGTCCTTGAAAGCTCTCGTCCTCTATGGTAACAAAATAGTAAAACTCCAGCCTGGTCTTTTCTTCTCAAATCTCACGTATTTCACATATCTTGACCTCAAACTGAACTGGATTGAAAAAATATGCGAAGACGACCTAGTTGGTTTTAGGGGTAAATACTTCATCTACCTGACCTTGCATTCAAACCGATTGGGTCAGAATAGTGTGGACTGGAAGACCTGTGGAAATCCTTTCAAAGGAATATCCTTTGAAACTCTAGATTTATCTAGAACTGGTTTTGATTCAGAGTCAACAGCGCAGTTCTTTCAAACAATTTCTGGCACTCAAATTTACCAGTTGATATACTCTGGCACCTTAGGAAAAGGCTTTTCTTATAGCAACCTTCCTGATCCAACTAATAGTACATTTCTAGGACTCCAGAATAGTTCTTTGAAGATATTTGAAATTCCTGGACAATGGATTTTTAATTTGCAGCCTTATGTCTTTGGAGCTTTAGAGGATGTGCAACTTATCGACATTTCCCGCAACAAAATTAATCAAATCAGCGTGAACGCCTTTAAGGGACttgacaaacatttgaaaaaactcaacctTTCATTGAATCTTTTAGGAGAAATTTATTCCCACACATTCAGCGGGTTGGCAGAGCTTACAGTTCTGGATTTGTCCTACAACCACATTGGTGTGTTAGGACATAAGGCTTTCAGCTATCTTCCCAAACTGCAAGATTTATATTTAACTGGAAACTCGCTTAGAAATTTGGGTTTTCCTGCAAATTTACCAAATCTGAACTTTCTTTTCTTGGGAGACAACCGTTTAACTACGCTGAGCAGCATCTTAAATTTAGGAAATACCGCTTTCTACATAGATGTAACTTACAACAGATTAACAAACATAGAAGATGTCTATCTAATATTAACCAATTTCAGCCGACTTCACCAATTTTACTTTGGTGGCAACAATATCAAATGGTGCACCCTTAACCAGGGAACTGCAATGCCCCATGAGAACAAATTGCAAATCCTGGATCTTTATGGGAGTTACCTTCAGATCATTTGGGAAGGAGGGAAATGTCTGGATCTGTTCGACCATCTCAGCAATATGCTCAAGTTAATTTTAAGCAACAATTTTCTCAAAGTTCTTCCACCTGGGATTTTCCGGGGGCTCACTTCGGTTGTTGACATTGACCTTTCATTCAATTCCTTGACCTATCTGGAGGCGGATGTCTTTCCGGCCAGCCTGGAAGTACTCCGCCTCTCACACAACTTCCTAGCCACCCCTGATCCAAAAATTTTCGAGTCTCTTACCTATCTCAGCTTATCGGGAAATCAGTTCAGCTGCGATTGTTCTCTGGAGGGTTTCCTAGAGTGGCTGAATGTAACCAATGTTACCTTTTTCAGTCCGGTTGAAGAGTACAGATGTGGGTTTCCTGCTGCCGTCTATAACATTCCTCTGCTTGAATATTACACCATCATTGAGCCCTGTGAGGAGGATGATGAAAAGATCGTTGCAGCTCTCAAATTTACCCTTTTTGTCCTTTCTGCCACAATTGTCCTTAGCATCACACTCAGTGGTCTTATTTATGCCCGACTCAGAGGTCAGATATTCATTATCTACAAAAACATGATCAACATGGTTTATGCGGGCCCAAAACCAACACCAGCAGAAAACGACTCGGAGTTTGATGCCTTCCTCTGCTTCAGCAACAGTGACTACAAGTGGGTGGAAGAagctctgctgaaaaagctggaCAACCAGTTTTCAGAGAAAAACGTCTTCCGCTGTTGTTTTGAGGCCAGAGACTTTCTTCCCGGGGAGGACCACCTCTCAAACATCAGAGATGCAATCTGGGGCAGCAAAAAGACAGTTTGCATTGTCTCAAAAAAGTTTCTTGAAG atgGTTGGTGTTTGGAGGCTTTCTCTTTAGCCCAGGGCCGAATGCTGGAGGAACTAACAAACATTTTGATTATGTTGGTGGTTGAGAAG ATGGCTCACTATCAGCTGATGAAATGCAACGCAGTCCGAGCATTCGTTCGGACGAGAGAGTACCTGACGTGGCCAGAAGACCCTCAGGATTTGGACTGGTTTTATGAGAAACTTAGCTTGCAGATCCTCAAAGACACCAAGGTGAAGAAATTTGCGTTGGATGAACATGAGGCTGGGAAGCTAGCAAGGGCCGAACCCATTCCTGATGGTTTAGAAGACATTGGTATGGATGATATTAGAGTGGCTGGTGTCTGA